One window of Pseudomonas sp. ML2-2023-3 genomic DNA carries:
- a CDS encoding DUF934 domain-containing protein: MQRIIKNNQVIDETWHLLPKETTFDEISNCDDLIVPLVMWREHGHALKARDGGLGVWLDSDEEAEELGEDVAHFQVIALNFPAFTDGRSYSNARLLRDRYGYKGELRAIGDVLRDQLFYLHRCGFDAFAIRADKDPYEALEGLKDFSVTYQSSSDEPMPLFRRR, encoded by the coding sequence ATGCAGCGAATCATTAAGAACAATCAGGTCATCGACGAAACCTGGCACTTGCTGCCCAAGGAAACCACCTTTGACGAAATCTCCAACTGCGACGATCTCATCGTCCCGTTGGTGATGTGGCGCGAGCACGGCCATGCACTCAAGGCCCGTGATGGCGGCCTGGGTGTGTGGCTGGACAGCGATGAAGAAGCCGAGGAACTGGGCGAAGACGTGGCGCATTTTCAGGTCATTGCCCTGAACTTCCCGGCCTTCACCGATGGTCGCAGCTACTCCAATGCCCGCTTGCTGCGTGACCGTTATGGTTACAAAGGCGAATTGCGCGCCATTGGCGATGTGCTGCGCGACCAGTTGTTCTATCTGCATCGCTGCGGTTTTGACGCGTTCGCCATTCGCGCCGATAAAGACCCGTACGAAGCACTGGAAGGCTTGAAGGATTTTTCGGTGACCTACCAGTCGTCGAGCGACGAGCCGATGCCGCTGTTCCGCCGTCGTTAA